A single genomic interval of Spinacia oleracea cultivar Varoflay chromosome 6, BTI_SOV_V1, whole genome shotgun sequence harbors:
- the LOC130462619 gene encoding cysteine-rich receptor-like protein kinase 44 codes for MELLTLVWLVLQFIIISFLSQISAQFQFTSSKCGNITYTPNSTYQTNLQTVLKSISSDTRSTKGYYNFTAGRSPNKVEAMVLCRADVPVNTCRLCMRDSAANLPVVCPNQKQAFGYAGNCLIFFSNNSTFHVVRDYPSWAVWNNKNVSNIAGFNNTLTSLMRTLKNQASLGNSELKSAIGQTNITGTNETVYGLVQCSPDLSRLDCVACVQYLIFSYFPKWLVKPTFISAGTRVLSPSCNLRYEIYPFYGGIADVGPLPGPPPRPQPQASNRSTTGQVEKGKKSHRAIVVIIPIIGSLSLIIVIATIYTLQRKKQKKSAKDLNKEEIETLQSLQYSLGTIKVATNSFSDDNYLGEGGFGTVYKGKLPDGEEIAVKRLARNSVQGDLQFKNEILILAKLQHRNLVRLLGYCLEEEEMLLIYEFVINKSLDNFLFDTMQTSSMPWETRYKIIIGIARGLLYLHEDSRLRIIHRDLKAGNVLLDADYNPKIADFGMARLFNIDQTQAVASRIVGTYGYMAPEYVLHGHVTVKSDVFSFGVLVLEIVSGQRISSFQIGDNPENLLTFAWKSWIEGKAWNLVDPTLSPAFNTEILRCIHIGLLCVQHNMADRPTMSSVDLTLSSGSVSLQVPSQPAFFTRSQTPTSSRLAAECSINEVSMTEVYPR; via the exons ATGGAGTTACTAACTTTAGTCTGGTTAGTCCTCCAATTCATCATAATTTCTTTCCTTTCCCAAATTTCTGCACAGTTTCAATTCACCTCTAGCAAATGTGGAAACATCACATACACCCCAAACAGCACTTACCAAACCAACCTCCAAACAGTCCTCAAGTCAATATCCTCGGATACTCGAAGCACTAAAGGCTACTACAACTTCACTGCTGGCCGAAGCCCCAACAAAGTTGAAGCCATGGTCCTCTGCAGGGCCGATGTTCCAGTGAATACTTGCCGGCTTTGTATGCGTGACTCAGCCGCAAATCTCCCGGTGGTCTGTCCTAACCAAAAACAGGCCTTTGGGTACGCTGGAAACTGCTTGATATTTTTCTCAAATAACTCCACTTTTCATGTTGTAAGAGATTATCCGTCATGGGCTGTGTGGAATAACAAGAATGTTTCTAATATAGCAGGGTTTAACAATACGCTTACTTCCTTGATGAGAACCTTGAAAAATCAGGCTTCATTAGGAAATTCTGAGCTGAAATCTGCCATTGGACAGACTAATATTACTGGTACAAATGAAACTGTATATGGGCTTGTGCAGTGTAGTCCTGATTTATCAAGGCTTGATTGTGTTGCCTGTGTCCAATACCTAATCTTTAGCTACTTTCCAAAATGGCTTGTTAAGCCTACATTTATAAGTGCAGGAACGAGAGTGTTATCTCCTAGCTGTAATCTTCGGTATGAAATCTATCCCTTCTATGGTGGTATAGCTGATGTAGGTCCACTGCCAGGACCACCACCGCGGCCACAACCACAAGCGTCAAATAGAAGTACTACTGGACAAG TTGAAAAGGGCAAGAAGTCTCATAGAGCTATTGTTGTCATTATCCCAATCATCGGGTCACTATCACTCATCATAGTTATAGCTACAATATACACTTTACAGAGGAAAAAGCAGAAAAAGTCTGCTAAAGACCTTAACA AAGAAGAAATTGAAACACTCCAGTCCTTACAGTACAGTCTTGGAACCATCAAGGTTGCAACAAACAGTTTTTCTGATGACAATTATCTCGGAGAAGGTGGATTTGGCACAGTTTATAAG GGAAAGCTACCTGATGGGGAAGAAATTGCGGTGAAGAGACTAGCAAGGAATTCAGTTCAGGGAGACTTACAGTTCAAAAATGAAATTCTGATATTAGCTAAGCTTCAGCATAGAAATCTGGTGAGGCTTCTAGGATACTGCTTGGAAGAAGAAGAAATGCTTCTGATTTATGAGTTTGTGATCAATAAAAGCCTTGACAATTTTTTGTTTG ATACTATGCAGACTTCATCTATGCCATGGGAAACACGCTACAAAATTATTATTGGCATTGCTCGAGGACTTCTTTACCTTCATGAAGATTCTAGACTACGCATCATTCATCGTGACCTCAAAGCGGGTAATGTTCTGTTAGATGCAGATTATAATCCTAAAATTGCAGATTTTGGCATGGCAAGGTTGTTTAACATTGACCAGACTCAAGCAGTTGCAAGCAGAATTGTTGGAACCTA TGGATATATGGCACCCGAGTATGTGCTCCATGGTCATGTGACAGTAAAGTCCGATGTCTTTAGCTTTGGGGTACTTGTCCTAGAGATTGTAAGCGGTCAAAGAATTAGCTCTTTCCAAATTGGTGACAATCCCGAAAATCTGCTTACTTTT GCCTGGAAAAGCTGGATAGAAGGCAAGGCATGGAACCTAGTTGATCCTACATTATCTCCTGCATTTAACACTGAGATATTGAGATGTATACACATTGGTTTGCTGTGTGTCCAGCATAACATGGCAGACAGACCTACAATGTCTTCAGTTGATCTTACGCTGAGTAGTGGTTCTGTTTCTCTCCAAGTGCCTTCACAACCAGCATTTTTCACACGAAGTCAGACACCAACAAGTAGCAGACTTGCTGCTGAATGTTCGATAAATGAGGTTTCTATGACAGAAGTCTACCCTAGATAG